In one Bradyrhizobium cosmicum genomic region, the following are encoded:
- a CDS encoding DUF3551 domain-containing protein produces MRLPILTLTAIATLFVAADASAQTYDPRYPVCMHVYTPGGWGGGGDYYDCSFTSIPQCRASASGRSASCDVNPYYAFNEPPPAPRRRHKKEH; encoded by the coding sequence ATGCGCTTGCCGATCCTGACCCTCACCGCAATTGCCACGCTGTTCGTCGCGGCAGACGCCAGCGCCCAGACCTATGATCCGCGCTATCCAGTGTGCATGCACGTTTACACGCCGGGCGGCTGGGGCGGGGGCGGCGACTATTACGACTGCTCATTTACTTCGATCCCGCAGTGCCGTGCGTCGGCTTCGGGCCGCTCCGCGAGCTGCGACGTCAATCCCTATTACGCCTTCAACGAACCGCCGCCGGCCCCGCGCCGTCGTCACAAGAAAGAGCACTAG
- a CDS encoding class I adenylate-forming enzyme family protein, giving the protein MSPREIFALRDHLGAELTGRTLSDAHDCVSLTDILSHTVLGGRLRELSGRAVLLKLSDQLRSGLAMIELDGIARRMLLCPPDLNPAHLEALMADAGIDAVVTDEPDRWAATGVPLIVTAQLPLQATAPARTERATEWLMLTSGTSGVPKIVGHTLDALTGAIVAEGPARGPAPVWATFYDIRRYGGLQIFLRAVLSGGSMVLSDPHEALADHVVRLNARGVSHISGTPSHWRKLLMSGSAAYFRPGYVRLSGEIADQAVLDGLKAAFPNSSVGHAYASTEAGVGFAVNDGLEGFPANYLGNRNGVEMKVVDGSLRIRSTRTAHAYIGRNAAALTDDDGFVDSGDIVELRGDRYYFVGRRGGIINIGGLKVHPEEIEAVINRHPDVRMSRAKSRRSPITGGIVVADVILADGTEPARAKDIRDQILDQCRAQLASHKVPAVIRFVETLDVTPAGKLARTDA; this is encoded by the coding sequence ATGTCCCCGCGTGAGATCTTTGCGCTTCGCGATCACCTCGGCGCGGAGCTGACCGGCCGCACGCTGTCGGACGCGCACGATTGCGTGTCGCTGACGGATATTCTGTCGCATACGGTCCTGGGCGGTCGCCTGCGCGAGCTGTCCGGCCGCGCGGTGCTGCTCAAGCTGTCCGACCAGCTCCGCTCTGGTCTTGCCATGATCGAGCTCGACGGCATCGCGCGCCGCATGCTGCTCTGCCCGCCTGATCTCAATCCGGCGCATCTCGAGGCGCTGATGGCCGATGCCGGGATCGATGCCGTCGTCACCGACGAGCCCGATCGCTGGGCCGCGACCGGCGTGCCGCTGATCGTCACCGCGCAATTGCCGCTTCAAGCCACAGCGCCGGCAAGGACGGAGCGTGCCACCGAGTGGCTGATGCTCACGTCGGGCACCTCAGGCGTGCCAAAAATCGTCGGCCATACGCTGGACGCGCTCACCGGCGCGATCGTCGCCGAAGGCCCCGCGCGTGGACCAGCGCCGGTGTGGGCGACGTTCTACGACATCCGCCGCTATGGCGGCCTGCAGATCTTCCTCCGCGCCGTTCTCTCCGGCGGCTCGATGGTGTTGTCCGATCCGCATGAAGCGCTCGCCGACCACGTCGTGCGGTTGAATGCGCGCGGCGTCTCGCACATCTCGGGAACGCCGTCGCACTGGCGCAAGCTCCTGATGAGCGGGTCGGCCGCGTACTTCAGGCCGGGTTACGTCCGCCTCTCCGGCGAAATCGCGGACCAGGCGGTGCTCGACGGGCTGAAGGCCGCATTCCCCAATTCCTCAGTCGGCCATGCCTATGCCTCGACCGAGGCCGGCGTCGGCTTCGCGGTCAATGACGGGCTGGAGGGCTTTCCTGCGAACTATCTCGGCAACCGCAATGGCGTGGAGATGAAGGTCGTCGACGGCTCGCTGCGCATCCGCTCGACGCGCACGGCGCACGCCTACATCGGCCGCAACGCCGCCGCGCTCACCGATGACGACGGGTTTGTCGACAGCGGCGACATCGTCGAATTGCGTGGCGACCGCTACTATTTCGTAGGCCGCCGCGGCGGTATCATCAATATCGGTGGACTGAAGGTCCACCCCGAGGAGATCGAGGCGGTGATCAACCGCCACCCCGATGTGCGGATGTCGCGGGCGAAATCACGCCGCAGTCCGATCACCGGCGGCATCGTCGTCGCCGACGTGATCCTTGCCGACGGCACCGAGCCGGCGCGGGCGAAGGACATCCGCGACCAGATCCTGGATCAGTGTCGCGCGCAGCTCGCCTCGCACAAGGTGCCGGCGGTGATCCGCTTCGTCGAGACGCTCGACGTCACTCCGGCCGGCAAACTGGCGCGCACCGATGCATAA
- a CDS encoding SDR family NAD(P)-dependent oxidoreductase has product MHNVLVTGGSRGIGLAIGKRLVGAGYNVIAAARRESDELKAAIVESEGRLHFRACDLAVIDAIPAFAKLVRDEFGAIYGLINNAGLGTEGLLATMHNSEIEALVQLNVLSPIILTKYVARQMMADGAGRIINISSIIATTGYNGLSVYGATKAAATGFTRSLAREVGKLGITVNAIAPGFIDTELTHNLSDESRKRIAGRSALRRLPETDDVARMVEYLLGEGGRNVTGTVFTIDAGNTA; this is encoded by the coding sequence ATGCATAATGTTCTCGTCACCGGCGGCAGCCGCGGTATTGGGCTGGCAATCGGCAAGCGCCTCGTCGGTGCCGGCTACAATGTCATCGCGGCGGCGCGGCGTGAGAGCGACGAGCTGAAGGCCGCAATCGTCGAATCCGAGGGGCGGCTGCATTTCCGTGCTTGCGACCTTGCGGTGATCGATGCGATCCCGGCATTCGCAAAACTCGTACGCGACGAGTTCGGCGCGATCTACGGCCTCATCAACAATGCCGGCCTCGGCACCGAAGGCCTGCTCGCCACCATGCACAATTCCGAAATCGAGGCGCTGGTGCAGCTCAACGTGCTGTCGCCGATCATCCTCACGAAATACGTCGCGCGGCAGATGATGGCCGATGGCGCTGGCCGCATCATCAACATCTCGTCGATCATCGCGACCACCGGCTATAACGGCCTGTCCGTCTACGGCGCGACCAAGGCTGCCGCGACCGGCTTCACCCGCTCGCTCGCGCGCGAGGTGGGCAAGCTCGGCATCACCGTGAATGCGATCGCGCCGGGGTTCATCGACACCGAGCTGACGCATAATCTCTCGGACGAGAGCCGCAAGCGCATCGCCGGCCGCAGCGCGCTGCGCCGCCTGCCGGAGACCGACGACGTCGCACGCATGGTGGAATATCTGCTCGGCGAAGGCGGCCGCAACGTGACCGGCACGGTGTTCACGATC
- a CDS encoding DUF3551 domain-containing protein, whose translation MRCSFGLAMIAGILLAATPSHAQTFDPRYPVCMHVYSGASGGGGEWYDCSFTSLPQCRATATGRAATCDLNPYYPVNMPAPRRYRQPVVH comes from the coding sequence ATGCGTTGTTCCTTCGGTCTGGCCATGATCGCCGGTATACTGCTCGCGGCTACACCGTCGCATGCGCAGACCTTCGACCCCCGTTATCCCGTCTGCATGCACGTCTATTCCGGCGCGAGCGGCGGCGGTGGAGAGTGGTACGACTGCTCCTTCACCTCGCTGCCGCAGTGCCGCGCCACGGCGACTGGCCGCGCCGCGACCTGCGATCTCAATCCGTATTATCCGGTCAACATGCCGGCGCCGCGTCGTTACCGTCAGCCGGTCGTCCACTAA
- a CDS encoding long-chain-acyl-CoA synthetase, translated as MNDMTTGVIEQPKAARAPSASKIWLTAIELTARIETLPGRLFADVVDDWARRQPDRIALVTDDADFDYDGLAKRINRYARWARSVGVAKGDPVGLIMPNGIDYVAAWLGISRVGGVVALLNTKLVGQSLAHCIDVAAPSHLIVAHDLAETLESAKPHLKTEAKIWSHGDARSERAIDVALAALDDAPLSPDEHGDVTINDRALLIYTSGTTGLPKAASISHRRILNWGFWFAGLTGATPQDRLYDCLPLFHSVGGIVAPCSMLAAGGSVVIADKFSASSFWPDIVRHDCTLFQYIGELCRYLLKAPPSEYENRHRLRLVCGNGLRGDIWEDFQTRFAIPRILEFYAATEGNFSLFNVEGQPGAIGRIPPLLAHRFPASLVRLDPDSGAPLRNEDGLCIACTRGEAGEAVGRIGSADNGGGRFEGYTDAGETEKKILRDVFAKGDAWFRTGDLMRIDDKGFFHFVDRIGDTFRWKGENVATSEVNDAVRDFTGVVDATTYGVSIPGTDGRAGMSAIVVNEGFDIAALPAHLARRLPAYARPVFVRLSRELDATETFKQKKGDLAREGFDPGEIADPLFVLDPKSGAYVALTSEAYAQVVDGAVRL; from the coding sequence ATGAACGACATGACCACCGGCGTCATCGAGCAACCGAAAGCCGCGCGCGCTCCCTCGGCATCGAAGATCTGGCTCACGGCGATCGAGCTCACCGCGCGCATCGAAACGCTGCCGGGCCGCTTGTTCGCGGACGTCGTCGACGATTGGGCGCGGCGCCAGCCCGACCGCATCGCGCTGGTCACGGACGACGCAGACTTCGACTATGACGGGCTCGCTAAACGCATCAACCGTTACGCGCGCTGGGCGCGCTCGGTGGGCGTGGCCAAGGGCGACCCTGTCGGCCTGATCATGCCGAACGGCATCGACTATGTCGCCGCCTGGCTCGGCATCAGCCGGGTCGGCGGCGTGGTCGCGTTGCTCAACACGAAGTTGGTGGGACAGTCGCTCGCGCATTGCATCGACGTTGCGGCGCCCTCGCATCTCATCGTCGCACATGATCTGGCGGAGACGCTGGAGAGCGCGAAGCCGCATCTGAAGACCGAAGCAAAGATCTGGAGCCATGGCGATGCCCGCAGCGAGCGGGCCATCGACGTTGCGCTCGCAGCACTCGACGATGCTCCGCTGTCACCGGACGAGCATGGCGACGTCACGATCAACGACCGCGCCCTGCTGATCTATACGTCCGGAACCACCGGCCTGCCGAAAGCGGCCAGCATCAGCCATCGCCGCATTCTCAACTGGGGGTTCTGGTTCGCCGGCCTCACCGGTGCCACGCCGCAGGACCGGCTCTATGATTGTCTGCCGCTGTTCCACTCGGTCGGCGGGATCGTCGCGCCGTGCAGCATGCTGGCCGCCGGCGGCTCGGTGGTGATCGCGGACAAATTCTCGGCCTCGAGCTTCTGGCCGGACATCGTGCGGCATGACTGCACCCTGTTCCAGTATATCGGCGAACTCTGCCGCTATCTGCTGAAGGCGCCGCCGTCGGAATACGAGAACCGGCATCGTCTGCGTCTCGTCTGCGGCAACGGCCTGCGCGGCGACATCTGGGAGGATTTCCAGACCCGCTTCGCCATTCCGCGCATCCTCGAATTCTACGCCGCGACCGAAGGCAATTTCTCGCTGTTCAACGTCGAGGGCCAGCCCGGGGCGATCGGCCGCATCCCGCCGCTGCTCGCGCATCGTTTTCCGGCGAGCCTCGTCAGGCTCGATCCCGACAGCGGCGCGCCGCTGCGTAATGAAGATGGCCTCTGCATCGCCTGCACCCGCGGCGAGGCCGGCGAAGCCGTCGGCCGCATTGGTTCCGCGGACAACGGCGGTGGCCGCTTCGAGGGCTACACCGATGCGGGCGAGACCGAGAAGAAAATCCTGCGTGACGTCTTCGCCAAGGGCGATGCCTGGTTCCGCACCGGCGATCTGATGCGGATCGACGACAAGGGCTTTTTCCATTTCGTCGATCGCATCGGCGACACGTTTCGCTGGAAGGGCGAAAACGTCGCGACGTCCGAGGTCAACGACGCGGTGCGCGACTTCACCGGCGTGGTCGACGCCACCACCTATGGTGTCAGCATTCCCGGCACCGACGGCCGCGCCGGCATGAGCGCGATCGTCGTCAACGAGGGTTTTGACATCGCAGCGCTGCCCGCGCATCTCGCGCGACGTCTGCCGGCCTATGCCCGCCCCGTCTTCGTTCGCCTCTCGCGCGAACTCGATGCGACCGAGACCTTCAAGCAGAAAAAGGGTGATCTCGCCCGCGAGGGATTTGATCCCGGTGAGATCGCCGATCCGCTGTTCGTGCTCGATCCGAAATCCGGTGCCTATGTTGCGCTCACTTCCGAGGCTTATGCGCAGGTCGTCGATGGTGCGGTCAGGCTGTAG
- a CDS encoding Bug family tripartite tricarboxylate transporter substrate binding protein, whose protein sequence is MITKRHFLQIAAFAAAAFAAPRAFAIGNPSYPSRSVKWVVPYAAGGATDVLSRLLCQRLSDRLGQTFVVENKPGAGSNIGTQAVITSAPDGYTLLLTSTANAINASFDPALPYDFAKGIAPVAGVARIPLVLVVNNDLPVKTVADFVAYAKASPGKMSIASSGIGTSLHLSGELFKSMAGVQFTHVPYRGSAPGLTDVVSGQIQGMFDNVTSSFELVRAGKLRALGVTTRDRSEILPDVPPIAETLPGYETSSFYGVGAPHDTPREIVDLLNREIDTALSDDEIKARIAELGAIPLHGNAGEFGSMLTAETDRWRKVVELSGIRKE, encoded by the coding sequence ATGATCACCAAACGCCATTTCCTTCAGATCGCGGCTTTTGCCGCAGCGGCATTCGCCGCGCCGCGCGCATTTGCGATCGGCAATCCCTCCTATCCCTCGCGCAGCGTGAAGTGGGTGGTGCCTTATGCGGCGGGCGGCGCGACCGACGTGCTGTCGCGGCTGCTGTGCCAGCGCTTGTCCGACCGGCTCGGCCAGACCTTCGTGGTCGAGAACAAGCCTGGCGCCGGCAGCAACATCGGGACACAAGCGGTGATCACGTCCGCGCCCGACGGTTACACGCTGCTGCTGACCTCGACCGCCAATGCAATCAACGCCTCGTTCGATCCGGCACTGCCGTATGATTTCGCCAAGGGCATCGCGCCGGTCGCGGGTGTCGCCCGAATTCCCCTGGTGCTGGTCGTCAACAACGACCTGCCGGTGAAGACCGTCGCCGACTTCGTCGCCTACGCCAAGGCCAGTCCCGGCAAGATGTCGATCGCCTCCTCCGGCATCGGCACGTCGCTGCATCTCTCGGGCGAGCTGTTCAAGTCGATGGCCGGCGTGCAGTTCACCCACGTGCCCTATCGCGGCTCGGCGCCGGGATTGACCGACGTCGTGAGCGGCCAGATCCAGGGCATGTTCGACAACGTCACCTCGTCCTTCGAGCTGGTGCGCGCCGGCAAGCTCCGCGCACTCGGCGTGACCACGCGCGACCGCTCGGAGATTCTGCCCGACGTGCCGCCGATCGCCGAGACACTTCCAGGCTATGAGACGAGCTCATTCTACGGCGTCGGCGCGCCGCACGACACGCCGCGCGAGATCGTCGACCTGCTCAATCGCGAGATCGACACGGCGCTGTCCGACGACGAGATCAAGGCCCGCATCGCCGAACTCGGCGCGATCCCGCTGCATGGCAATGCTGGCGAGTTCGGCAGCATGCTGACGGCGGAGACCGACCGCTGGCGCAAGGTGGTGGAGCTGTCGGGGATCAGGAAGGAGTAG
- a CDS encoding acyl carrier protein, whose amino-acid sequence MSVRSKVIEAIQQIAKEQHVTLPALSDDLSLHETGFDSLAFAILVARLEDETGVDPFTISEDAAFPATVGDFVRAYENVPA is encoded by the coding sequence ATGTCGGTAAGGTCTAAGGTCATCGAGGCGATCCAGCAGATCGCCAAGGAGCAGCACGTCACGCTTCCCGCCCTCTCGGACGATCTGTCCCTGCATGAGACCGGGTTCGACTCGCTCGCCTTCGCCATTCTGGTGGCGCGCCTCGAGGACGAAACCGGCGTCGACCCCTTCACCATTTCCGAGGACGCAGCGTTCCCCGCCACCGTGGGCGATTTCGTGCGAGCCTACGAAAATGTCCCCGCGTGA